In Cloacibacterium caeni, a single window of DNA contains:
- a CDS encoding sensor histidine kinase, with amino-acid sequence MNNKFIPIISVFMTISLVVFVSLQFYWLKEYYTALEQDFSNKVYTALENSSKKIEELEIQKYNEKFKNFDKTLANNAKSPTLFQIQQTQDSANKTTLTFNKTIIEKQNIPISKKGDSITKIKLYKDEGLYSFKKNESTPQIISSVQSQDISSGQFTLTEFAKFNASNLPINQRVNPKMLDSVLAKELKNNGINSKFGYGILDKNNKLTQISNNTYLDQKDKTNYNFPLFTDDKDRTLFTLSLVFPRKDASLAMNNLPMLLGTFMSLLTILGIYIISINYMMKQKKISEVKTDFINNMSHEFKTPLATISVATDALANDKISTNPEKVKYYSQLIKQENLRMKKQVENVLNMSKLERNEVKLFLKETNVRELIKQISQSFRLIVEERGGTLTEEFKAEHYHVKVDEFHLSNALVNLLDNANKYSPETPEIRITTRNEPGFYVIAISDKGMGMEQHNRTKIFEKFFREETGNIHNVKGQGLGLSYVKKIVELHHGQVIVESEKDKGSTFTIKLPMK; translated from the coding sequence ATGAATAATAAATTTATCCCAATAATCTCCGTATTCATGACGATTTCACTTGTTGTTTTCGTGTCATTGCAATTTTATTGGCTTAAAGAATATTACACCGCACTAGAGCAAGATTTTTCTAATAAAGTATATACTGCGCTAGAAAATTCAAGTAAAAAAATTGAAGAATTAGAAATTCAGAAGTACAACGAAAAGTTTAAAAATTTCGACAAAACTTTAGCCAATAACGCTAAAAGTCCTACTCTTTTCCAAATCCAGCAAACGCAGGATTCTGCAAACAAAACCACGCTTACTTTCAATAAAACGATTATTGAAAAACAAAATATTCCGATTTCTAAAAAGGGAGACAGCATTACCAAAATAAAACTATACAAAGACGAAGGTTTATACAGCTTTAAAAAAAACGAAAGTACTCCTCAGATTATTTCTTCGGTTCAGAGTCAAGACATCAGCAGTGGACAATTTACCTTGACAGAGTTTGCGAAATTTAATGCTTCTAACTTACCTATCAACCAAAGAGTTAATCCAAAAATGCTGGATTCCGTTCTCGCTAAAGAACTGAAAAACAATGGAATAAACTCTAAATTTGGTTATGGAATTTTGGACAAAAACAATAAATTGACTCAAATTTCTAACAATACCTATTTAGACCAAAAAGACAAAACCAATTATAATTTTCCACTTTTTACAGACGATAAAGACCGAACACTTTTTACGCTTTCGCTGGTTTTCCCAAGAAAAGATGCGTCTTTGGCAATGAATAATTTGCCAATGCTACTAGGAACTTTCATGTCCTTATTGACCATTTTAGGAATCTACATCATCTCGATTAATTACATGATGAAACAGAAAAAAATCTCTGAAGTAAAAACTGATTTCATCAATAACATGTCTCATGAATTCAAAACACCATTAGCTACCATTTCCGTAGCGACAGATGCTTTAGCTAATGATAAAATCTCTACCAATCCAGAAAAGGTAAAATATTATTCTCAACTCATCAAGCAAGAAAACTTGAGAATGAAAAAGCAGGTAGAAAACGTTCTCAACATGTCAAAATTAGAGAGAAACGAGGTGAAACTCTTCTTAAAAGAGACCAATGTAAGAGAACTCATCAAGCAAATTTCTCAGTCATTTAGACTTATTGTAGAAGAAAGAGGCGGAACATTAACCGAAGAATTCAAAGCGGAACATTATCATGTAAAAGTAGATGAATTCCACCTTTCTAATGCACTGGTCAACTTACTGGACAACGCTAATAAATATTCGCCAGAAACCCCAGAAATTAGAATTACTACCAGAAATGAGCCTGGATTTTACGTCATTGCGATTTCTGATAAAGGAATGGGAATGGAACAACATAACAGAACCAAAATTTTCGAAAAATTCTTCAGAGAAGAAACCGGGAATATTCACAATGTAAAAGGACAAGGTTTAGGATTGTCTTATGTGAAGAAAATCGTAGAACTGCATCACGGTCAAGTGATTGTAGAATCAGAAAAAGATAAAGGCAGCACATTTACCATAAAACTGCCGATGAAATAA
- a CDS encoding response regulator transcription factor — MSNRILLVEDDQSFGAVLKDYLSINNFDVTLAIDGELGLKEFTEKEFDICIFDVMMPKKDGFSLAEDVRKIDKNTPIIFLTARNQREDVLKGYQIGADDYITKPFDTELLLYKIKAILQRSAVVEDEEQEQFKISNMFFDSVLRQLRVGDNEYKLSPKENELLKLLCLHRNDFMPRDLALRKIWKKENYFTARSMDVYIAKLRKLLKDDEGLEIINVHGEGFRLLVKN, encoded by the coding sequence ATGAGTAACAGAATCTTATTAGTAGAAGACGACCAAAGTTTCGGAGCGGTACTTAAAGATTATTTAAGCATTAACAACTTTGATGTAACCCTTGCTATTGATGGCGAATTAGGGCTAAAAGAATTCACAGAAAAGGAATTTGACATTTGTATTTTCGATGTCATGATGCCCAAAAAAGACGGCTTTTCACTAGCTGAAGACGTGAGAAAAATAGACAAGAATACTCCCATTATATTTTTAACAGCAAGAAACCAGCGTGAAGACGTTTTAAAAGGCTATCAAATTGGCGCAGATGATTACATCACAAAACCATTTGACACCGAATTACTTTTATACAAAATCAAAGCTATTTTACAAAGAAGTGCAGTAGTAGAAGACGAAGAACAAGAGCAATTTAAAATTTCTAACATGTTTTTCGATTCAGTTTTAAGACAATTACGAGTAGGTGATAATGAATATAAACTTTCGCCAAAAGAAAACGAATTACTAAAATTGCTTTGCCTACACAGAAATGATTTCATGCCAAGAGATTTAGCATTAAGAAAAATCTGGAAAAAAGAAAATTATTTCACGGCAAGAAGTATGGACGTGTACATTGCTAAACTGAGAAAGCTCCTAAAAGACGATGAAGGATTAGAAATCATCAACGTGCATGGAGAAGGATTCAGACTTTTAGTAAAAAATTAA
- a CDS encoding SPOR domain-containing protein — MKNVIKILSLLAFLSFNISNAQVVEKKETHNRTELKVSMDSRVNELLTDLEGKCDKIKEEEANKNEAPKVEISTKPKTNAEICRDNPRILGYKIQVAVVKSNEEANKVKSYFRTKFPNMKAETDASLRPNYKVLVGSYFSKQSASGDLARIRSYFPAAIAVQYRVFCVEAK; from the coding sequence ATGAAAAACGTAATAAAAATACTATCATTATTAGCTTTTTTAAGTTTTAATATCTCTAATGCTCAGGTAGTTGAGAAAAAAGAAACACATAATAGAACGGAGTTGAAAGTTTCTATGGATAGCAGAGTAAATGAGCTTTTAACGGATTTAGAAGGGAAATGTGATAAGATTAAAGAGGAAGAAGCCAACAAAAATGAAGCTCCGAAAGTAGAAATTTCGACGAAACCTAAAACAAATGCTGAAATCTGTAGAGATAATCCTAGAATTTTAGGTTACAAAATTCAGGTGGCGGTTGTAAAAAGTAATGAGGAAGCCAACAAAGTGAAATCTTATTTCCGCACAAAATTCCCAAATATGAAAGCAGAAACTGATGCTTCGCTAAGACCTAATTATAAGGTTTTGGTAGGAAGCTATTTCAGTAAGCAATCTGCTAGTGGCGATTTAGCAAGAATTAGAAGTTATTTCCCTGCTGCAATTGCAGTACAATACAGAGTTTTCTGTGTAGAAGCAAAATAA
- a CDS encoding c-type cytochrome, whose product MISWRKHYKRVLLACSLLLTTSASIYAQDLKGDAKKGETLFKTNCSACHALDKQMVGPALGGVVDRLKTEQNLGVDWFQKWIKDNKALRASGDKYANEVFEKFNKVEMTQFPNLTDQDIADLLEYTTNPPKAEPAAAETDVNSPEAIKAAQDEKNNSSALLISLAAVGGLLLWLLFRLTQLVNLHRKSGEISALDATRINSIGEFYEKYNTLGKALMGLLALLALYGIWNWLMWVGVYKGYQPEQPIYFSHKIHAGENKIDCQLCHSSAKYGKVSEIPSVNVCMNCHKGISEYKGKYIEEGKSREFYTAEIKKIYEAAGWDEGSQSYTGKTKPIEWVRIHNMPDFVYFNHAQHVVAGEQTIIKAKKVDVVCKACHGQVQEMDKVQMANSFTMGWCIDCHRTTEVDMTNGYNKEYYQKLHDKLKKQYGGETKMTVDAIGGLECGKCHY is encoded by the coding sequence ATGATTAGTTGGAGAAAGCATTACAAGAGAGTGTTGTTAGCATGTAGTTTGCTCTTAACAACCAGTGCTTCTATTTACGCTCAAGATCTTAAAGGTGACGCTAAGAAAGGAGAAACCCTTTTTAAAACCAATTGTTCTGCGTGTCACGCGCTAGACAAACAAATGGTAGGCCCAGCTTTAGGAGGCGTAGTAGACAGATTAAAAACGGAACAAAATTTAGGTGTAGATTGGTTCCAAAAATGGATTAAAGATAACAAAGCACTTAGAGCTTCTGGCGATAAGTATGCGAATGAAGTCTTCGAAAAATTCAACAAAGTAGAGATGACTCAGTTCCCTAATCTGACAGATCAGGATATTGCAGATCTTCTAGAATACACCACTAATCCGCCAAAAGCAGAGCCTGCTGCAGCAGAAACTGATGTGAATTCACCAGAAGCCATCAAAGCTGCTCAAGATGAAAAAAACAATTCATCTGCTCTATTAATTTCTTTAGCCGCAGTTGGAGGATTACTTCTTTGGTTACTCTTCAGATTAACCCAACTCGTAAATTTACACAGAAAATCTGGAGAAATTTCTGCTCTAGACGCTACAAGAATCAACTCAATTGGCGAATTCTACGAGAAGTATAATACGCTAGGTAAAGCATTAATGGGATTATTAGCCCTATTAGCACTTTACGGAATTTGGAACTGGCTAATGTGGGTAGGTGTATACAAAGGTTATCAACCAGAGCAACCTATTTACTTCTCTCACAAAATTCACGCTGGTGAGAATAAAATTGATTGTCAATTATGTCACTCAAGTGCTAAGTATGGTAAAGTATCAGAAATTCCTTCTGTAAACGTTTGTATGAATTGCCACAAAGGTATTTCAGAATACAAAGGAAAATACATAGAAGAAGGAAAATCTAGAGAATTCTATACTGCAGAGATTAAGAAAATCTACGAAGCTGCTGGTTGGGATGAAGGTTCACAGTCTTACACAGGAAAAACTAAACCAATCGAGTGGGTGAGAATTCACAATATGCCAGATTTCGTATACTTCAATCACGCACAACACGTGGTAGCTGGTGAACAAACCATCATCAAAGCTAAAAAAGTAGACGTAGTATGTAAAGCTTGTCACGGTCAAGTTCAAGAAATGGACAAAGTACAAATGGCAAATAGCTTCACAATGGGATGGTGTATTGATTGTCACAGAACTACAGAAGTAGACATGACAAACGGTTATAACAAAGAATACTACCAAAAACTTCACGACAAGTTGAAAAAACAATACGGTGGAGAAACTAAAATGACCGTAGATGCTATTGGTGGTTTAGAGTGTGGTAAATGTCATTATTAA
- a CDS encoding TAT-variant-translocated molybdopterin oxidoreductase — MASNKIQFRSIHELKDQSLNAKLAQKEFQNEIPVDEFLGDAEKMNNSGTSRRDFLKLLGFSTAAVTLAACEAPVIKTIPYVVKPHSIIPGIPNYYASTYFDGFDFASVLVKTREGRPIKIEPNKTANDLGKTNARAQASVLSLYDNDKIKQPKLDGKDETFDKVDSVVLEALTKAQAENKKIVVLSHSYPSPTFKKLFGEFKAKYPNAELVTYDAYTYAAALDAAQEVFGNRALPVYDLSATELVVSFQADFLGDYNANSLETSYAAARKPGANMLRHIQVESNMSLTGANADTRIKQKPSAVNKTLVEVYNAIVGGGTSDKVASEIAKELQAKGNKAVVFADGSKASYVLAHLINQKLGSVAFTGKANLLKEYDNARFNEFLTWVNAGQVGVLVANKVNPIYSHAKGAEFKKSLSKVGIVVAVADKKNEIAQAAKVVIPAAHWLESWGDIAPQTGAYSLMQPTIQKIFKSRQIEESLLVWINGKGFTPNYYEYLKANAATILNGTSFNQALYNGFNAGNITGALSYTGGDAAKAVSELQGFKASKLELVLYTTTAMGDGTQANNPWLQELPDPITRMAWDNYLTISPADAKEYGIENELNARMQLDGTVVNLTVNGVKLENVPVFIQPGQAEGSLGLALGYGKKDSGKVAETGVNAYPLFDGYNTVVSNVSIEKSGADDHEFAGVQLQNTLMGRYEIAKEVTLDTYLNEDVNKWNKPLTMETLQGTLPMGKVDLWDAFDDTDGPHFNLSVDLNSCIGCGACIIACQAENNVPVVGKEEVRMSRDMAWLRIDRYYSAKEKIEVKEGLDKGLDVPNLYDILIEPNESPDVIFQPVMCQHCNHAPCETVCPVAATSHGKQGQNQMAYNRCIGTRYCANNCPYKVRRFNWFTYNLNDKFDFNMNNDLGRMVLNPDVVVRTRGVMEKCSMCIQMTQATILEAKKEGRRIEDGELKTACSQACSTGALKFGDMNDKSSEVRALFNDKRKYVLLEEVGTKPNVFYHTKVRNRKENNV, encoded by the coding sequence ATGGCTTCAAATAAAATACAATTCAGAAGTATTCATGAACTTAAAGACCAATCGCTTAATGCGAAATTGGCTCAAAAAGAATTTCAAAACGAAATTCCTGTAGATGAGTTCTTGGGTGATGCAGAAAAAATGAACAATTCTGGGACTTCTAGAAGGGATTTCTTAAAATTATTAGGCTTCTCTACAGCTGCAGTTACTCTTGCAGCGTGTGAAGCACCAGTAATCAAAACAATTCCTTACGTGGTAAAACCACACAGTATTATCCCAGGAATTCCTAATTATTATGCATCTACCTATTTTGACGGGTTTGACTTTGCTAGTGTTTTAGTAAAAACTAGAGAAGGTAGACCCATTAAAATTGAACCGAATAAAACTGCAAATGATCTAGGTAAAACAAATGCTAGAGCTCAAGCAAGTGTATTGTCATTATATGATAATGATAAAATTAAACAACCAAAACTAGACGGTAAAGACGAAACTTTCGACAAAGTAGATTCTGTAGTTCTAGAAGCACTAACTAAAGCTCAAGCTGAAAACAAGAAAATTGTAGTTCTTTCTCATTCATATCCTTCTCCTACATTCAAGAAATTATTCGGAGAGTTTAAAGCTAAATATCCTAATGCAGAATTAGTAACTTACGATGCTTACACGTATGCTGCTGCATTAGACGCTGCTCAAGAAGTTTTCGGTAATAGAGCATTACCAGTTTACGACTTATCAGCTACTGAATTAGTGGTTTCTTTCCAAGCAGATTTCTTAGGAGATTATAACGCAAATAGCTTAGAAACATCATACGCAGCTGCTAGAAAACCAGGAGCTAACATGCTTAGACATATTCAAGTAGAATCTAACATGTCTCTTACTGGTGCTAATGCTGATACGAGAATTAAGCAAAAACCTTCTGCTGTAAATAAAACATTAGTAGAAGTTTATAACGCAATCGTAGGAGGCGGTACTTCTGATAAAGTAGCTTCTGAAATTGCTAAAGAATTACAAGCTAAAGGAAACAAAGCGGTAGTTTTTGCTGACGGTTCTAAAGCTTCTTATGTTCTGGCACACTTAATCAATCAAAAATTAGGTTCTGTAGCTTTCACTGGAAAAGCAAACCTATTAAAAGAATATGACAACGCAAGATTTAACGAGTTTTTAACTTGGGTAAATGCTGGTCAAGTTGGTGTTTTAGTTGCTAACAAAGTAAACCCAATCTATTCTCACGCAAAAGGTGCAGAATTCAAAAAATCATTAAGCAAAGTAGGAATTGTAGTTGCTGTAGCTGATAAGAAAAATGAAATTGCTCAAGCAGCAAAAGTAGTCATTCCAGCAGCACACTGGTTAGAATCTTGGGGTGATATTGCTCCTCAAACTGGTGCGTATTCATTAATGCAACCTACTATCCAAAAAATATTCAAATCTAGACAAATTGAAGAATCACTTCTTGTTTGGATAAACGGAAAAGGATTTACGCCTAACTACTATGAATATTTAAAAGCCAATGCTGCAACAATTCTTAATGGAACTTCATTTAACCAAGCACTTTATAATGGTTTTAATGCAGGGAACATTACAGGAGCTCTATCTTACACAGGTGGAGATGCTGCAAAAGCAGTTTCAGAATTACAAGGTTTCAAAGCTTCTAAATTAGAACTTGTACTTTATACCACTACTGCAATGGGAGACGGTACTCAAGCCAATAACCCTTGGTTACAAGAGTTACCAGATCCAATTACGAGAATGGCTTGGGATAACTACCTTACTATCTCTCCAGCAGATGCTAAAGAATACGGCATAGAGAATGAATTAAACGCTAGAATGCAGTTAGATGGTACTGTGGTAAATCTTACTGTAAATGGTGTGAAATTAGAAAACGTTCCTGTTTTCATTCAGCCAGGTCAAGCAGAAGGTTCATTAGGTCTTGCTTTAGGTTATGGTAAAAAAGACTCAGGTAAAGTAGCTGAAACAGGTGTAAACGCTTATCCTCTATTTGATGGGTATAATACTGTAGTATCTAATGTTTCTATTGAAAAATCAGGAGCAGATGATCACGAATTTGCAGGAGTACAGCTTCAAAATACATTAATGGGTCGTTACGAAATCGCTAAAGAAGTAACACTAGATACTTACTTAAACGAAGACGTAAACAAGTGGAATAAGCCATTAACTATGGAAACATTACAAGGAACATTACCTATGGGTAAAGTAGACCTTTGGGATGCTTTCGATGATACTGATGGGCCTCACTTTAATCTTTCTGTAGACCTTAACTCATGTATCGGTTGTGGAGCTTGTATCATTGCTTGTCAAGCAGAAAACAACGTACCTGTAGTAGGTAAAGAAGAGGTAAGAATGTCTAGAGATATGGCTTGGCTAAGAATCGATAGATATTACTCTGCTAAAGAAAAAATAGAAGTAAAAGAAGGTTTAGACAAAGGACTAGACGTTCCTAACCTTTATGATATATTAATTGAACCAAACGAAAGTCCTGATGTGATTTTCCAACCAGTAATGTGTCAGCACTGTAATCACGCTCCTTGTGAAACAGTATGTCCTGTTGCTGCAACTTCTCACGGTAAGCAAGGTCAAAACCAAATGGCTTACAACAGATGTATTGGTACAAGATATTGTGCAAACAACTGTCCTTACAAAGTAAGAAGATTCAATTGGTTTACTTATAACTTGAATGATAAGTTTGACTTCAACATGAATAACGATTTAGGAAGAATGGTTCTAAATCCAGATGTTGTAGTAAGAACTAGAGGGGTAATGGAAAAATGCTCGATGTGTATCCAAATGACTCAAGCTACAATTCTTGAAGCTAAAAAAGAAGGCAGAAGAATTGAAGATGGAGAACTTAAAACAGCTTGTTCGCAGGCTTGTTCTACTGGAGCACTTAAATTTGGTGATATGAATGACAAATCATCAGAAGTAAGAGCATTATTCAATGACAAGAGAAAATATGTATTGCTAGAAGAAGTGGGTACTAAACCAAACGTATTCTACCATACAAAAGTGAGAAACAGAAAAGAAAACAACGTTTAA
- the nrfD gene encoding NrfD/PsrC family molybdoenzyme membrane anchor subunit, producing MSGHYEAPIREPLIIGHKTYHDITEDIARPIEERAGKLWWISFWAALVLFVYGFGCIAYTIGTGIGAWGLNKTINWGWDITNFVWWVGIGHAGTLISAVLLLFRQRWRMSVNRSAEAMTIFAVVQAAIFPVIHMGRVWVGYWVFPLPNQFGSLWTNFNSPLLWDVFAISTYFSVSTVFWFMGLIPDFAMIRDRAKTPWTKKIYTFLAFGWGGKAKHWQRFEELSLVLAGLATPLVFSVHTTVSFDFATSVIKGWHSTIYPPYFVAGAIFSGFAMVQTLLLVARKVAHLEDYITMYHIEIMNIVIIVTGGMVTVAYGVEYFIGWYSGSRYEDFTYLSPGAATGPYWWAFWALIICNLVVPASFWFKKLRTNIIWTFFVALIINIGMWFERFDIIVINLSRDYLPGSWTMFKPTIIDVGVYLGTIGFFGVLFLLYARTFPVIAQAELKTILKISGETYKAKEGDEHH from the coding sequence ATGTCAGGACATTACGAAGCCCCTATTAGGGAACCGCTAATTATTGGTCACAAGACTTATCACGATATCACCGAAGATATTGCAAGACCTATCGAAGAAAGAGCCGGAAAACTCTGGTGGATTTCTTTTTGGGCAGCTCTAGTTCTATTTGTATACGGTTTTGGATGTATTGCTTACACCATTGGTACCGGTATCGGAGCTTGGGGACTAAACAAAACCATTAACTGGGGTTGGGATATTACTAACTTCGTTTGGTGGGTAGGTATTGGTCACGCAGGAACCTTAATCTCTGCAGTATTGTTATTATTTAGACAAAGATGGAGAATGTCTGTAAACCGTTCTGCAGAAGCGATGACGATTTTTGCAGTTGTACAGGCTGCTATCTTCCCAGTAATTCACATGGGTAGAGTTTGGGTAGGATATTGGGTATTCCCTTTGCCAAACCAATTTGGTTCTCTTTGGACTAACTTTAACTCTCCACTACTTTGGGACGTATTTGCAATCTCTACTTACTTCTCTGTATCTACCGTATTCTGGTTCATGGGATTAATCCCAGACTTTGCGATGATTAGAGATAGAGCAAAAACGCCTTGGACTAAAAAGATTTATACATTCCTAGCATTCGGTTGGGGTGGTAAAGCAAAACACTGGCAAAGATTCGAAGAATTATCTCTTGTATTAGCTGGTTTAGCAACACCACTTGTATTCTCAGTACACACCACGGTATCATTTGACTTCGCAACTTCAGTAATCAAAGGATGGCACTCTACCATCTACCCTCCTTACTTCGTAGCAGGTGCGATTTTCTCAGGATTTGCAATGGTACAAACCCTTCTATTAGTTGCTAGAAAAGTAGCACACTTAGAAGATTATATTACCATGTATCATATCGAAATTATGAACATCGTAATCATCGTAACTGGTGGTATGGTAACGGTAGCATATGGTGTAGAATACTTCATCGGTTGGTACTCAGGAAGTAGATATGAAGACTTTACATATTTATCTCCAGGTGCTGCTACTGGTCCTTACTGGTGGGCATTCTGGGCGCTAATTATCTGTAACTTAGTTGTTCCTGCTTCTTTCTGGTTCAAAAAATTAAGAACGAATATTATTTGGACTTTCTTCGTAGCATTAATCATCAACATCGGTATGTGGTTTGAAAGATTTGACATCATTGTGATCAACCTTTCTAGAGACTATTTACCAGGTTCTTGGACGATGTTTAAGCCAACGATTATAGACGTAGGAGTTTATTTAGGAACAATTGGTTTCTTCGGAGTATTATTCCTATTATACGCTAGAACATTCCCTGTAATTGCACAGGCTGAATTGAAGACTATTTTGAAAATTTCAGGTGAAACTTATAAAGCAAAAGAAGGAGATGAGCACCACTAA
- a CDS encoding DUF3341 domain-containing protein, giving the protein MSTTKRIYGLYGDDDDLMNGVKAFRDKGIEITEVYTPFPVHGLDKALGLKKTRISDAAFIYACYGVTIGALATWYMMNHDWPQNIGGKPAFWWAHNMPAFVVPMFELMVFCAAHMMSLTFLVRNKMYPGAAPQNPDPRTTDDKFMMEFVSDDVETIKQMLIETGVEEITVKDA; this is encoded by the coding sequence ATGAGCACCACTAAAAGAATATATGGACTTTATGGCGATGACGACGATTTAATGAACGGCGTTAAAGCTTTCAGAGATAAAGGTATTGAAATTACCGAAGTGTATACTCCATTCCCAGTTCACGGGCTAGATAAAGCTTTAGGTCTTAAGAAAACTAGAATTTCAGACGCAGCTTTCATTTATGCTTGTTATGGTGTTACCATTGGTGCTTTAGCCACTTGGTATATGATGAATCATGACTGGCCACAAAACATAGGTGGTAAACCAGCTTTCTGGTGGGCTCATAACATGCCTGCTTTTGTAGTTCCAATGTTTGAATTAATGGTATTCTGTGCTGCACACATGATGTCTCTTACTTTCTTAGTAAGAAATAAAATGTATCCTGGAGCTGCTCCTCAGAATCCAGATCCTAGAACTACGGATGATAAGTTTATGATGGAGTTTGTGTCTGACGATGTAGAAACCATTAAACAGATGCTGATTGAAACAGGTGTAGAAGAAATAACTGTAAAAGATGCGTAA
- a CDS encoding c-type cytochrome translates to MRNMKNILKITTILGISVIALNSCGPKDNPPLVYFPDMYFPVAYDPMIKTASKADGHYVSKENEIPAFVNNYGSTLLSPVEGTVPQDKEGILPEDKTPKNVEEYTAFYEESKSVTVSPLDPKNKEKDLARGKKLYEMTCAACHGVAGDGQGPIVQSGAYSGVPAYKDRQITVGTTHYVIVNGRNLMGSYAGQLAPADRWRVAMYVMSAFKADAVAPVAAADATTTQTNTK, encoded by the coding sequence ATGCGTAATATGAAAAATATTTTAAAAATAACAACCATCTTGGGAATCTCAGTTATCGCGCTGAATTCTTGTGGACCAAAAGATAATCCGCCATTAGTTTACTTTCCGGATATGTATTTCCCCGTAGCTTATGATCCAATGATTAAAACTGCTAGTAAAGCAGATGGACATTATGTAAGCAAAGAAAATGAAATCCCGGCTTTTGTAAATAACTACGGCTCTACTCTACTTTCTCCTGTAGAAGGTACGGTTCCTCAAGACAAGGAAGGAATTTTGCCAGAAGATAAAACTCCTAAAAATGTAGAAGAATATACTGCATTTTATGAAGAGTCAAAAAGTGTTACCGTTTCTCCTCTAGATCCTAAAAATAAAGAAAAAGATTTAGCAAGAGGTAAAAAATTATACGAAATGACTTGTGCAGCTTGTCACGGTGTGGCTGGTGATGGACAAGGTCCAATTGTACAAAGTGGTGCATATTCTGGTGTTCCAGCTTACAAAGACAGACAGATTACAGTAGGAACTACTCATTATGTAATTGTAAACGGAAGAAACTTAATGGGATCTTACGCTGGTCAATTAGCTCCTGCTGATAGATGGAGAGTAGCAATGTATGTAATGAGCGCTTTCAAAGCTGATGCTGTAGCTCCTGTAGCTGCTGCTGATGCAACTACAACTCAAACCAATACTAAATAA